From Glycine max cultivar Williams 82 chromosome 11, Glycine_max_v4.0, whole genome shotgun sequence, the proteins below share one genomic window:
- the LOC100800606 gene encoding protein SMAX1-LIKE 8 translates to MPTPVAAARQCLTPDAARALDEAVSVARRRGHAQTTSLHAVSALLSLPSSPLLRDACSRARNCAYSPRLQFKALDLCLSVSLDRAPSSHNHSSADHDPPVSNSLMAAIKRSQANQRRHPDNFHFSQGSYSPLDRGCQKQQQQQQPFSVSSVKVELQHLILSILDDPVVSRVFAEAGFRSSDIKLAILRPLRPRGSPIFLCNLSESPRRFPFFFGCGDEDGGGENFRRIGEVLVRSRGKNPLLLGACANDALRGFAEAVEKRREGALPVELLGLRVVCIAEEVAGGDAEVVGRRVREIGNLAEQCVGPGVVVSFGDLKGFVSDEEGEGLKSVVGELAKLLQVHYDKFWLIGAAATYESYLKFVGKFPSIEKDWDLQLLPITSVKPPSESYHRPRSSLMDSFVPFGGFFSSQSDLKAPLNSSFYCVPHCHQCGERCEHEVLAASKERFCASSAADPHQSSLPPWLQIAEFGSTKGLNVKTKDNGVLLDSSESGPLHKNLDKLSQHLLHRDANTFPTVVGFHCGAEKKKEDVDNCRSKSPSEYINLNSHVPVGMQMMPTSQSSSPFPAVFKAKQEKYNSKLAEMFQKVEDHDSGDRRSCNMSNSSVCDGSQMSPTSVTSVTTDLGLGICSSPTCNKLKKPAVQYTMEPPKEIPSRFSPNNNVADGNMLKHPSQSSSCLSFDYCGQVDAKNPKILFEALSKEVCWQDEALRAIVKTIVCSPTKRVKHRGPNQPGDIWMNFVGHDRLGKKKIAVSLAELLYGSRESFIFVDLSSEEMKGCNVKFRGKTTLDFIVGECCKKPLSVVFLENVDKADILAQNSLCQAIKTGKITDSHGREVSVNNTMFVFSFSDYQNSSMPRGEPSNYSEERILRAKGGGIKIKVEHVIGDIRSQSISLTNNSIDAIPNLNFLSKRKLIGDNEFHDPHLLSDTAKRAHTTSNWLLDLNLPAEENEQKQTNDGNSDHVVLTENQKLWLQDLCDLVDETVVFKPYDFDALADRVLKVIRSNFNKILGSKCALQIQTEVMDQFLAAQYVSDRDTEVENWVEEVLCEGFTEIQRRYNLTASSIVKLATCPEQAAGVHLPSRIILD, encoded by the exons CTGCTCCCGCGCCAGAAACTGCGCGTATTCCCCACGCCTCCAGTTCAAGGCCCTGGACCTCTGCCTCTCCGTCTCCCTCGACCGCGCCCCCTCCTCCCACAACCACTCCTCCGCCGACCACGACCCTCCCGTCTCAAACTCCCTCATGGCCGCCATAAAACGCTCTCAGGCCAACCAGCGGCGCCACCCTGACAACTTCCACTTCTCCCAAGG gTCTTACTCACCATTAGATCGGGGTTGCCAGAAGCAACAGCAACAGCAACAGCCGTTTTCTGTTTCCTCTGTCAAAGTAGAGCTTCAGCATTTGATCTTGTCAATCCTAGACGACCCGGTTGTCAGTCGCGTTTTCGCCGAAGCCGGTTTCCGGAGCTCCGATATCAAACTCGCCATCCTCCGCCCTCTCCGCCCCCGCGGCTCGCCGATTTTCCTCTGCAATTTATCCGAGTCGCCGCGCCGCTTCCCGTTCTTCTTCGGCTGTGGTGACGAGGACGGCGGCGGAGAGAATTTCCGGCGAATCGGGGAGGTTCTGGTGCGGAGCCGGGGGAAGAATCCGCTGCTTCTCGGCGCGTGCGCGAACGACGCTCTGCGTGGCTTTGCCGAGGCGGTGGAGAAACGGAGAGAAGGGGCTTTGCCGGTGGAGTTGCTGGGGCTGCGCGTGGTTTGCATTGCGGAGGAGGTGGCGGGTGGGGATGCGGAGGTGGTGGGGAGGCGCGTGAGGGAGATTGGGAATTTGGCGGAGCAGTGTGTGGGGCCCGGTGTTGTGGTGAGCTTCGGGGACTTGAAGGGTTTTGTGAGCGATGAAGAAGGTGAGGGTCTGAAGAGTGTGGTTGGAGAATTAGCGAAGTTGTTGCAGGTTCATTATGATAAGTTTTGGTTGATTGGTGCTGCGGCTACTTACGAGAGTTACTTGAAATTCGTGGGGAAGTTTCCTTCTATAGAGAAAGACTGGGATTTGCAGCTTCTGCCTATTACCTCTGTTAAGCCTCCTTCTGAATCCTATCACCGTCCCAGGTCCAG cTTAATGGATTCATTTGTACCGTTTGGTGGCTTTTTTTCGTCACAGTCTGATTTGAAAGCTCCACTGAATAGCTCGTTTTATTGTGTTCCCCACTGTCACCAGTGTGGGGAAAGGTGTGAACATGAAGTCCTTGCTGCTTCCAAGGAAAGGTTTTGTGCTTCTTCAGCTGCTGATCCGCATCAATCTAGCTTGCCTCCTTGGTTGCAGATTGCAGAATTTGGCTCAACAAAAGGGTTGAATGTTAAG ACCAAAGATAATGGTGTTTTGCTCGATAGTAGTGAATCTGGGCCACTCCATAAGAACTTAGACAAGTTATCCCAGCATCTGCTCCATCGAGATGCAAATACTTTTCCGACTGTTGTGGGGTTTCATTGTGGTgctgaaaagaagaaggaagacgTTGACAATTGCCGCAGCAAATCACCTAGTGAATACATCAATCTCAACTCCCATGTACCTGTTGGCATGCAAATGATGCCTACATCACAATCAAGTAGTCCTTTTCCTGCAGTTTTCAAGGCAAAGCAGGAGAAATATAATTCAAAACTTGCTGAGATGTTCCAGAAAGTGGAAGATCACGATTCAGGTGACCGAAGATCATGCAACATGTCCAATTCAAGTGTATGTGATGGCAGTCAAATGTCTCCCACATCTGTAACTTCTGTAACCACAGATCTTGGGTTAGGAATATGCTCTTCTCCTACCTGCAATAAATTGAAGAAACCTGCTGTTCAATATACAATGGAGCCTCCAAAGGAAATCCCAAGTCGATTTTCTCCAAACAATAATGTGGCTGATGGGAATATGTTGAAGCATCCATCACAGTCTTCATCCTGCTTAAGTTTTGACTATTGTGGACAAGTTGATgcaaaaaatcccaaaattcTTTTTGAAGCTCTTTCCAAGGAGGTATGCTGGCAAGATGAAGCTTTACGGGCTATCGTCAAAACAATTGTTTGCAGCCCTACAAAGAGGGTTAAACACCGTGGACCAAATCAGCCTGGGGACATCTGGATGAATTTTGTTGGACATGATAGACTTGGTAAAAAGAAAATTGCTGTTTCTCTAGCTGAGCTATTATACGGTAGCCGGGAGAGCTTTATTTTTGTGGATCTAAGTTCTGAAGAAATGAAAGGATGCAATGTGAAATTCAGAGGGAAGACTACCCTTGATTTTATTGTAGGGGAGTGTTGCAAGAAACCCTTGTCCGTGGTTTTCCTTGAAAATGTAGACAAGGCAGATATTCTAGCTCAAAATAGTTTGTGTCAAGCCATCAAGACAGGAAAAATTACAGACTCGCATGGACGAGAAGTTAGTGTAAACAATAcaatgtttgttttttctttctcagaTTACCAAAACAGTTCGATGCCAAGAGGGGAACCTTCTAACTATTCTGAGGAGAGAATACTGAGGGCAAAAGGGGGAGGTATCAAGATAAAAGTTGAACATGTGATTGGAGACATCAGAAGCCAAAGCATCAGTCTAACAAACAATTCAATAGATGCCATTCCTAATCTAAATTTCCTAAGCAAACGAAAGTTGATTGGTGACAATGAATTTCATGATCCGCATTTACTCTCTGATACAGCTAAAAGGGCACATACAACATCAAATTGGCTGTTAGATTTGAATCTCCCAGCAGAAGAGAATGAAcagaaacaaacaaatgatggaaaCTCTGATCATGTTGTCTTGACTGAGAATCAAAAGCTTTGGTTGCAAGATTTGTGTGATCTGGTTGATGAAACAGTTGTTTTTAAACCTTATGATTTTGATGCTCTTGCAGATAGAGTGTTGAAAGTGATCAGAAGTAACTTCAACAAAATTCTCGGATCCAAGTGTGCATTGCAGATCCAGACAGAAGTCATGGACCAATTTCTTGCAGCTCAATATGTCTCAGACCGGGATACGGAGGTGGAGAACTGGGTGGAGGAAGTTCTATGTGAAGGATTTACAGAAATACAGAGAAGGTACAACCTCACTGCTAGTTCTATTGTAAAACTTGCTACGTGTCCTGAGCAAGCTGCTGGTGTACACCTTCCCTCAAGGATAATTTTAGATTGA